The Neobacillus sp. PS3-34 genome has a window encoding:
- a CDS encoding ABC transporter substrate-binding protein — translation MKKRFSIFFSMLLALSVILAGCGGLGKDKASDDSKKGDSKKSDVPQEMRVNINSEPFSLNPGLANDATSGGVLLQTFEGLTRIDKSGKPQPAMAEEITPSDDLKTYTFKLRDAKWSNGDPVTAEDFVYAWKWALDPKNESQYAYQLYYVKGAQAINEGKAGVDTLGIKAVDDKTLEVQLENPTPYFLELTAFYTYFPVDSKIAKANPNWHTEAGPNYVSNGPFKMTQWSHQDKIVLEKNDQYWDADSVKLKKVEMFMINDPNTELSMFDNGELDWAGSPFGTLPTDALKQLKDQGDLNVKPIAGTYWYKFNTEKPPLNNKNIRKALAYAINRKAVVENITQGGQIPAMAAVPPSMIKENEKGYFSDNDTAKAKEYLKKGLEELGLKDASQLPPISLSYNTSEAHQKIAQAIQDMWKTNLGVDIKLDNSEWKVYIDKLHKGDYMVGRMGWLGDFNDPINFLELFRDKDGGNNDTKWENPEFKQLLADSAKENDQAKRLEILKKAEAIFMDEMPVAPIYFYTNVWVKKDNLKDVVTSGLGDVQLKWAHFE, via the coding sequence GTGAAAAAAAGATTTTCGATCTTTTTTAGCATGCTTCTTGCACTAAGCGTGATCTTGGCTGGTTGCGGCGGCTTAGGCAAGGACAAGGCAAGCGATGACAGCAAAAAGGGCGACAGCAAAAAATCTGACGTACCTCAAGAAATGCGCGTTAACATCAATTCAGAGCCATTCTCTTTAAACCCAGGACTTGCAAATGATGCAACTTCCGGCGGTGTCTTGCTTCAAACATTTGAAGGTTTAACACGTATTGACAAGAGTGGCAAACCACAGCCGGCTATGGCTGAAGAAATTACTCCATCTGACGACTTGAAGACTTACACATTCAAGCTTCGTGATGCAAAATGGTCAAATGGTGACCCTGTTACAGCTGAAGACTTTGTCTACGCTTGGAAATGGGCGCTTGATCCTAAAAATGAATCTCAATATGCTTACCAGCTTTACTATGTAAAAGGTGCACAGGCTATTAACGAAGGCAAAGCCGGAGTTGATACTCTTGGAATTAAAGCAGTAGATGATAAAACATTAGAAGTACAATTAGAGAACCCAACTCCTTATTTCTTGGAGCTGACAGCGTTCTATACTTATTTCCCGGTTGACAGCAAAATTGCAAAAGCTAATCCAAATTGGCACACTGAAGCTGGACCAAATTATGTTTCAAACGGTCCTTTCAAAATGACTCAATGGTCTCACCAGGACAAAATCGTTCTTGAAAAGAATGACCAATACTGGGATGCGGACAGTGTAAAACTTAAAAAGGTTGAAATGTTCATGATCAACGATCCTAACACTGAACTATCAATGTTCGACAATGGCGAACTTGATTGGGCTGGATCTCCTTTCGGAACACTTCCTACCGATGCTTTAAAACAATTGAAAGATCAGGGCGACCTCAATGTTAAACCAATTGCTGGTACTTACTGGTACAAGTTTAATACTGAAAAGCCGCCGTTAAACAATAAAAACATTCGTAAAGCTCTAGCTTACGCGATCAACCGTAAGGCTGTAGTTGAAAATATCACTCAAGGCGGACAAATTCCAGCAATGGCAGCTGTTCCTCCTTCCATGATTAAAGAAAATGAAAAAGGTTACTTCTCAGATAACGATACAGCAAAAGCAAAAGAGTACTTGAAAAAAGGTTTAGAAGAGCTGGGATTAAAGGATGCATCACAACTACCTCCAATCTCACTATCTTACAACACAAGCGAAGCACACCAAAAGATTGCTCAGGCAATCCAGGATATGTGGAAAACAAATCTTGGTGTTGATATCAAGCTTGACAACTCTGAGTGGAAAGTTTACATCGACAAGCTTCACAAAGGCGACTACATGGTTGGCCGTATGGGCTGGTTAGGTGACTTTAACGATCCAATCAACTTCCTTGAATTGTTCCGTGATAAAGATGGCGGAAACAACGATACTAAGTGGGAAAATCCAGAGTTCAAGCAACTGCTTGCTGACTCAGCAAAAGAAAATGATCAAGCAAAACGTCTTGAAATCCTGAAGAAAGCTGAAGCAATCTTCATGGATGAAATGCCTGTTGCTCCTATTTACTTCTACACTAACGTATGGGTAAAGAAAGACAACCTGAAGGACGTTGTAACATCTGGTCTTGGTGATGTTCAGCTGAAATGGGCTCACTTCGAATAA
- the trpS gene encoding tryptophan--tRNA ligase — MKTIFSGIQPSGTITLGNYIGAMKQFVELQHEYNCYFCIVDQHAITVPQDKAELRKNIRSLAALYIAVGINPDKATLFIQSEVPSHAQAGWMMQCVAYIGELERMTQYKDKSAGKEAVLAGLLTYPPLMAADILLYSTDLVPVGEDQKQHIELTRDLAERFNKKHNDIFTIPEPRIPTVGARIMSLQEPNKKMSKSDPNKKAFISLLDDEKTIEKKIKSAVTDSDGVVKYDKENKPGVSNLMSIYSILGGQSIAEIEKLYEGKGYGDFKMGLIEVINNKFNPIRNRYNELLESSELDDILDKGAEKANLVAGKMLKKMETAMGLGRKRK, encoded by the coding sequence ATGAAAACTATTTTTTCAGGAATTCAGCCAAGCGGAACGATCACGCTTGGGAATTACATCGGAGCAATGAAGCAGTTTGTTGAACTTCAGCATGAATACAACTGTTATTTTTGTATCGTAGACCAGCATGCAATTACTGTCCCGCAGGATAAAGCGGAGCTTAGGAAAAACATCAGAAGTCTTGCTGCTTTATATATTGCTGTCGGAATTAATCCTGATAAAGCAACCTTATTTATTCAATCTGAAGTTCCGTCACATGCACAAGCCGGGTGGATGATGCAATGTGTAGCCTACATCGGTGAATTAGAAAGAATGACTCAATACAAAGACAAATCTGCCGGGAAGGAAGCTGTTTTGGCGGGATTATTGACATACCCCCCTTTAATGGCTGCCGACATTCTCCTTTATAGCACTGATCTTGTCCCTGTTGGTGAAGATCAAAAGCAGCACATTGAGCTGACAAGGGACCTTGCGGAGCGTTTTAATAAAAAACATAATGACATCTTTACAATTCCTGAACCGAGAATACCAACTGTTGGTGCAAGAATAATGTCCCTTCAGGAACCGAACAAAAAAATGAGCAAGTCTGATCCTAACAAAAAAGCCTTTATTTCTCTGCTTGATGATGAAAAGACAATTGAGAAAAAAATTAAAAGTGCTGTAACTGACTCTGACGGGGTTGTCAAGTATGATAAGGAAAACAAACCCGGTGTATCAAATTTAATGTCCATCTATTCCATCTTGGGCGGCCAATCCATAGCTGAAATCGAAAAGCTATATGAAGGAAAGGGTTATGGGGATTTTAAAATGGGCTTAATTGAAGTAATTAACAATAAATTCAACCCTATTCGGAACCGATATAATGAACTGCTGGAATCAAGTGAGCTTGATGATATCCTTGATAAGGGAGCAGAAAAAGCCAACCTTGTAGCAGGAAAAATGCTCAAGAAAATGGAAACGGCAATGGGATTGGGTAGAAAAAGAAAGTAA